A window from Pseudomonas campi encodes these proteins:
- a CDS encoding alpha/beta fold hydrolase, with protein MKPESAVLDIQGQYRVYTEFYRADSAEHTIILVNGSLSTTASFAQTVRYLYPHFNVVLFDLPYAGQSREHNDHTRLMTREEEADILLELVEHFACDHVLSFSWGGIATLQVLARRPRRIVRAVINSFSPITNQAMLGYLERGVEVMKACDRENAGLLLNGTIGKHLPSLYKRYNHRHVTSLEIYEYQQMCFHVENVLNMEGRSCISFAAEIEIPMLFVNGEWDEYTTVEDARLFAQYVPHSEFRSIDQAGHFLDMEHKAAWLQTRDTLLGYLQQPLSNRQRSLVMQESAALAG; from the coding sequence ATGAAACCAGAAAGCGCTGTGCTGGATATCCAGGGGCAATACCGGGTTTACACGGAGTTCTACCGCGCTGACAGCGCCGAGCACACCATCATTCTGGTCAACGGTTCACTGTCGACAACGGCGTCCTTCGCCCAAACCGTTCGCTATCTCTACCCGCATTTCAATGTGGTGCTGTTCGATCTGCCCTACGCCGGGCAGTCACGCGAACACAACGACCACACACGCCTGATGACCCGCGAAGAGGAAGCCGACATCCTCCTCGAACTGGTCGAACACTTCGCCTGCGACCACGTGCTGTCCTTCTCCTGGGGCGGCATCGCCACCCTGCAGGTCCTGGCGCGGCGGCCGCGGCGCATCGTGCGGGCGGTGATCAACTCGTTCTCGCCGATCACCAACCAGGCCATGCTCGGCTACTTGGAACGTGGCGTGGAAGTGATGAAGGCCTGCGACCGCGAAAATGCCGGGCTGCTGCTCAACGGCACCATCGGCAAGCACCTGCCCTCGCTGTACAAGCGCTACAACCATCGCCACGTGACCAGCCTGGAAATCTACGAGTACCAGCAGATGTGCTTCCACGTGGAAAACGTGCTGAACATGGAAGGCCGCTCCTGCATCAGCTTCGCCGCGGAAATCGAGATCCCCATGTTGTTCGTCAACGGCGAGTGGGACGAATACACCACGGTCGAGGATGCACGTCTGTTCGCCCAGTACGTGCCCCACAGCGAGTTCCGCAGCATCGACCAGGCCGGTCACTTTCTCGACATGGAACACAAGGCCGCCTGGCTGCAGACCCGCGACACGCTGCTGGGCTACCTGCAACAGCCGCTCAGCAACCGCCAGCGCAGCCTGGTCATGCAGGAAAGCGCCGCCCTCGCCGGCTGA
- a CDS encoding pseudouridine synthase: MRLDRFLSNLPQFSRADARLLLAGGRIRVNGQTIGDGRCEVREFSRIELDEQLLQAGKPARYFMLHKPVGVVSATEHPQHRTVLDLLDEPDKHELHIGGRLDLGTSGLLLITNDGLWSRRLTEPRSRLGKVYRVQTEQPITPEYIEVFAQGLYFAYENLTTLPAELQILDSHCALLTLHEGRYHQVKRMFGHFQNKVIGLHRERMGPLLLDPDLAPGEYRALSAEEIAQV; the protein is encoded by the coding sequence GTGCGCCTCGACCGCTTCCTCAGCAACCTGCCGCAGTTCAGCCGCGCCGACGCGCGCCTGCTGTTGGCCGGCGGGCGCATTCGGGTCAATGGGCAAACGATCGGCGATGGCCGCTGCGAGGTGCGCGAGTTCAGTCGCATCGAACTGGATGAGCAACTGCTGCAGGCCGGCAAGCCGGCGCGCTACTTCATGCTGCACAAGCCGGTCGGCGTGGTCAGCGCCACCGAGCATCCGCAGCACCGTACCGTGCTCGACCTGCTCGATGAGCCGGACAAGCACGAGCTGCATATTGGCGGGCGCCTCGACCTGGGCACCAGCGGCCTGCTGCTGATCACCAACGACGGCCTGTGGTCGCGCCGCCTCACCGAGCCCCGCAGCCGCCTGGGCAAGGTCTACCGGGTGCAGACCGAACAGCCGATCACGCCCGAGTACATCGAGGTGTTCGCCCAGGGCCTGTACTTCGCCTACGAGAACCTCACCACCCTGCCCGCCGAACTGCAGATTCTCGACAGCCACTGCGCCCTGCTGACCTTGCATGAAGGCCGCTACCACCAGGTCAAGCGCATGTTCGGCCACTTCCAGAACAAGGTCATCGGCCTGCACCGCGAACGCATGGGCCCGCTGCTGCTTGACCCGGACCTGGCTCCCGGTGAATACCGCGCTTTGAGTGCCGAGGAAATCGCGCAGGTGTGA
- a CDS encoding cysteine-rich CWC family protein → MTDTSRCPRCGQLNRCAQAGQSEAVEDCWCFHTAVDPTVLDSLPAAQRNQACLCPRCAQGLPAEPKQAD, encoded by the coding sequence ATGACCGACACCAGCCGCTGCCCACGCTGCGGCCAGCTCAACCGCTGCGCCCAGGCCGGCCAGTCCGAGGCCGTGGAGGACTGCTGGTGCTTCCACACCGCCGTTGATCCAACCGTGCTCGACAGCCTGCCGGCCGCGCAGCGTAACCAGGCCTGCCTCTGCCCACGCTGCGCTCAGGGCCTGCCCGCCGAGCCCAAGCAAGCGGACTGA